One Spinacia oleracea cultivar Varoflay chromosome 4, BTI_SOV_V1, whole genome shotgun sequence DNA segment encodes these proteins:
- the LOC110775059 gene encoding RNA-binding protein 1 yields the protein MADPDVGKLFVGGIPRETTDVILRDHFSKYGDVSSSVVAKDRLTGDPRGFGFVTFADPSLVVETLRDQHFISGRAVEVKKARPRFEHQSNTQPQLLPQRQQHQQPNHGYSHSSKGSVRNYINGSYGANNSDDSLKAKKIFVGGLSADLTEEEFKKYFEKFGKITDVVVMYDNTNNRPRGFGFITFESEEVVEKLMQQSHHEVGGKRVEVKRAVPREATRNSYNGNNSRFGGSGSGSGSSGSGSGRFSSASAGYLDDNNYWPRGAIVSYPGQFPVPTAYPGYYSGVYGGGYPMSGYDIVGYGMPMLTPRAPWNSSGVMGVEPLAYGTGFYPTGNGGVALLGMFNGYNNAVVDTEATRVNVKKNSRIADGQGQAKVPPMGLV from the exons ATGGCGGATCCCGATGTGGGAAAATTGTTCGTCGGTGGAATTCCACGGGAAACGACCGACGTTATCCTTAGAGATCACTTCAGCAAATACGGCGACGTTTCTTCTTCCGTTGTCGCTAAAGATCGTCTCACTGGCGATCCTCGTGGTTTCGGGTTCGTCACCTTTGCTGATCCTTCTCTCGTCGTCGAAACGCTCCGTGATCAACACTTTATTTCTGGTAGAGCG GTAGAAGTGAAAAAGGCTAGACCAAGATTTGAACACCAATCAAATACTCAGCCGCAGTTACTGCCTCAACGACAGCAACATCAACAGCCAAACCACGGGTACTCGCATAGTAGTAAAGGATCTGTTAGGAATTATATTAATGGTAGTTACGGTGCTAACAACAGTGATGATAGTTTGAAAGCTAAGAAGATTTTTGTAGGGGGATTGTCAGCTGATTTAACTGAGGAGgagtttaaaaaatattttgagaAGTTTGGTAAGATTACAGACGTAGTTGTGATGTACGACAATACCAATAACAGACCTAGAGGATTTGGGTTTATAACATTTGAGTCTGAAGAAGTAGTTGAGAAACTTATGCAACAGAGTCATCACGAGGTTGGCGGGAAGCGTGTGGAGGTTAAGAGGGCTGTTCCAAGGGAGGCAACTAGGAATTCTTACAATGGGAATAACTCTAGATTTGGTGGGAGTGGGAGTGGGAGTGGGAGTAGTGGGAGTGGGAGTGGGAGATTCTCGTCTGCTTCTGCTGGTTACTTGGATGATAACAACTATTGGCCGAGAGGTGCTATAGTTAGTTATCCGGGTCAATTTCCTGTTCCAACCGCGTATCCTGGGTACTACAGTGGTGTCTATGGTGGGGGGTATCCGATGAGTGGGTATGACATTGTTGGTTATGGGATGCCTATGCTTACTCCTAGGGCCCCTTGGAACAGTTCTGGGGTAATGGGTGTTGAACCTTTGGCTTATGGCACTGGCTTTTATCCCACTGGAAATGGTGGAGTTGCTTTGCTGGGAATGTTTAATGGTTATAATAATGCTGTAGTAGATACTGAAGCTACTCGTGTGAATGTCAAGAAAAATTCAAGAATTGCTGATGGCCAAGGCCAAGCAAAGGTGCCTCCTATGGGGTTAGTCTAG